From the Castor canadensis chromosome 9, mCasCan1.hap1v2, whole genome shotgun sequence genome, one window contains:
- the Ythdc1 gene encoding YTH domain-containing protein 1 isoform X5 has protein sequence MAADSREEKDGELNVLDDILTEVPEQDDELYNPESEQDKNEKKGSKRKSDRMESTDTKRQKPSVHSRQLISKPLSSSVSNNKRVVSAKGKSVTEYKTEEYQRSERNKRLDADRKIRLSSNASRESYKSQPEKTCLRKRDPERRAKSPTPDGSERIGLEVDRRASRSSQSSKEEVNSEEYGSDHETGSSGSSDEQGNNTENEEEGVEEDVEEDEEVEEDAEEDEVDEDGEEEEEEEEEEEEEEEEEEEEYEQDERDQKEEGNDYDTRSEASDSGSESVSFTDGSVRSGSGTDGSDEKKKERKRARGISPIVFDRSGSSASESYAGSEKKHEKLSSSVRAVRKDQTSKLKYVLQDARFFLIKSNNHENVSLAKAKGVWSTLPVNEKKLNAAFRSARSVILIFSVRESGKFQGFARLSSESHHGGSPIHWVLPAGMSAKMLGGVFKIDWICRRELPFTKSAHLTNPWNEHKPVKIGRDGQEIEVECGTQLCLLFPPDESIDLYQVIHKMRHKRRMHSQPRSRGRPSRREPVRDVGRRRPEDYDIHNSRKKPRIDYPPEFHQRPGYLKDPRYQEVDSFTNLIPNRRFSGVRRDVFLNGSYNDYVREFHNMGPPPPWQGMPAYPGMEQPPHHPYYQHHAPPPQAHPPYSGHHPVPHEARYRDKRVVSAQEGRGVRELLRIL, from the exons ATGGCGGCCGACAGTCGGGAGGAGAAAG ATGGAGAACTTAATGTTCTAGATGATATATTGACTGAAGTACCAGAACAGGATGATGAACTGTATAATCCAGAGAGCGAacaagataaaaatgagaaaaagg gctcaaaaagaaaaagtgaccGAATGGAATCTACTGATACCAAGCGACAAAAACCTTCTGTCCATTCAAGACAATTGATTTCTAAGCCACTAAGCTCATCTGTTAGCAATAACAAAAGAGTAGTTAGTGCAAAAGGAAAGTCAGTCACAGAGTATAAAACTGAGGAATATCAAAGATCTGAAAGAAACAAGCGTCTAGATGCTGATCGGAAAATTCGTCTGTCAAGTAATGCCTCCAGAGAATCTTACAAGAGTCAACCTGAAAAAACTTGTCTACGAAAAAGGGATCCTGAAAGAAGGGCCAAATCTCCTACACCAGATGGTTCTGAG AGAATTGGGCTTGAAGTTGACAGACGTGCAAGCAGATCCAGCCagtcttcaaaggaagaagtgaacTCTGAAGAATATGGCTCTGACCATGAGACTGGCAGCAGTGGTTCTTCTGATGAGCAAGGCAACAACACTGAGAATGAGGAAGAAGGAGTGGAGGAAGATGTAGAGGAAGACGAAGAGGTAGAAGAAGATGCAGAAGAAGATGAGGTGGATGAagatggagaggaagaggaggaagaagaagaggaggaggaggaggaggaggaagaggaagaagaagaatatgAACAGGATGAGAGAGaccagaaggaagagggaaatgaTTATGACACTCGAAGTGAGGCCAGTGACTCTGGTTCTGAGTCTGTTTCCTTCACAGATGGATCTGTCAGATCTGGTTCAGGCACAGATGGGTCAG atgagaaaaagaaggaaaggaagagagctcGAGGCATATCACCAATTGTTTTTGATAGAAGTGGAAGCTCTGCATCAGAGTCCTATGCAG GTTCAGAAAAGAAGCATGAGAAATTATCATCTTCCGTTCGTGCTGTCCGAAAAG atcaAACCAGTAAACTCAAATATGTCCTTCAGGATGCAAGATTTTTCCTCATAAAGAGTAACAACCATGAAAATGTGTCTCTTGCCAAAGCTAAG GGTGTATGGTCCACACTGCCTGTAAATGAGAAAAAACTAAATGCTGCATTCAGATCTGCAAGGAGTGTTATCTTAATATTTTCTGTCAGAGAAAGTGGAAAATTTCAAG GGTTTGCAAGACTTTCTTCAGAATCACATCATGGAGGATCTCCTATACACTGGGTGCTTCCAGCAGGAATGAGTGCTAAAATGCTGGGAGGTGTTTTTAAAATTGACTGGATTTGCAG GCGCGAATTACCTTTCACCAAGTCAGCTCATCTCACTAATCCTTGGAATGAACATAAGCCAGTAAAAATTGGACGTGACGGACAG GAAATTGAAGTTGAATGTGGAACCCAGCTTTGTCTTCTATTTCCCCCCGATGAAAGTATTGACTTGTATCAGGTCATTCATAAAATGCGTCACAAGAGAAGAATGCATTCACAGCCTAGATCAAGAGGACGTCCATCCCGTCGAGAACCAGTCCGGGATGTGGGAAG GCGTCGACCAGAAGATTATGATATTCATAACAGCAGAAAGAAACCAAGGATTGACTATCCCCCTGAGTTTCACCAGAGACCAG GGTATTTAAAGGATCCACGATACCAGGAAGTAGATAG TTTCACAAATCTTATTCCCAACAGACGATTTTCAGGAGTTCGCCGAGATGTGTTTTTAAATGGG TCCTACAATGATTATGTGAGGGAATTTCATAACATGGGACCACCACCACCTTGGCAAGGAATG